From one Coffea eugenioides isolate CCC68of chromosome 11, Ceug_1.0, whole genome shotgun sequence genomic stretch:
- the LOC113752393 gene encoding receptor-like protein EIX2, which yields MTVQTGRIGFSLHAGAYSNVSYFENERQALLEFKKGLIDKSNRLASWTGEDCCSWEGIGCSRNTGHVVKLDLRNNAVFDLERLIFGDKQNYVSIYGETCLGGQISPSLVNLQHLHYLDLSSNYFAGIRIPTFIGSLKILRYLNLSAAGFDGTIPPQIGNLSALEYLDLGNKFEGFSDWISGYQLSTKSLWWATSLSSLKHLDLSEPSALDFTELPRSPPQSIQYFTARSAFHFEQSCLYGHQ from the exons ATGACGGTCCAGACAG GTAGGATTGGTTTTAGTCTTCACGCAGGAGCATATTCAAATGTTAGCTATTTTGAGAACGAGCGACAAGCTCTTCTCGAGTTTAAGAAAGGTCTAATTGACAAATCAAATCGTTTGGCATCCTGGACTGGAGAAGATTGTTGCTCATGGGAAGGAATTGGATGCAGCAGGAACACTGGACATGTGGTGAAACTTGATCTGCGTAATAATGCTGTTTTTGATCTTGAACGATTGATCTTTGGTGACAAGCAGAATTATGTCTCTATCTATGGTGAAACTTGTTTGGGAGGCCAGATAAGTCCTTCGTTAGTGAATTTGCAGCATTTGCATTACTTGGATTTAAGCTCAAATTATTTTGCAGGAATTCGGATTCCAACATTTATAGGATCCTTGAAAATTTTGAGATATCTCAACCTCTCTGCTGCAGGTTTCGATGGGACAATTCCTCCTCAAATAGGAAATCTCTCAGCCTTAGAATATCTGGATCTTGGTAATAAATTTGAAGGTTTTAGTGATTGGATAAGTGGTTATCAGTTGTCGACAAAGAGTCTCTGGTGGGCCACTAGTCTTTCTTCCTTGAAACATTTGGACCTTTCTGAG CCTTCAGCATTGGACTTCACTGAGCTACCTCGATCTCCGcctcaatcaattcaatacttCACTGCTCGATCCGCTTTTCACTTTGAACAATCTTGTCTATATGGACATCAGTGA